The Ooceraea biroi isolate clonal line C1 chromosome 11, Obir_v5.4, whole genome shotgun sequence genome includes a region encoding these proteins:
- the LOC105278769 gene encoding long-chain fatty acid transport protein 4 isoform X2: MHRRGRMQCNAIMRERRRSADVERGERGFGVSSSAHSRPASASASRSTPDAALTSAPASQRDSNADRYDARALASGVGRPVNAPSDSPSARANASTSASTGPVGRSERDFARRDRWRAVGRVLRRLALMMLLLAAVAGVLALIVIYMGPIYLVQLLVVVSVAYFVAGGRMKWFYVAFRTLPRDCKGLIGYIRMLWSIRDHARKDRSVADIFRQYVNRHPNKVCFVFEEQEWTYQQVEDFSNKIATIFKTHGYKKGDVVALLLENRPEFVAIWLGLSKVGVITPLINTNLRKTSLQHSINIAKCQALIYSAEFFDAVVDIASSLDAKLVLYRFGNHPNTMSIGLKEKDLNALLADTSATPPVIQDKGCYNDKLLYIYTSGTTGLPKAAVITNSRYIFIAGAVHFMAVLRDSDRMYTPLPLYHTAGGVMAIGQALLHGHTTVIRKKFSASAFFSDCIKYKCTIAQYIGEMCRYILAVAPKKEDREHNVRMIFGNGLRPQIWGEFVSRFGIPKVLEFYGATEGNANIINIDNKMGAIGFVSRIIPSIYPISIIKVNEDGEPVRNSKGLCQVCEPNEPGVFIGKIAPNNPTRAFLGYVDRKASESKVVHNVFKKGDSAFLSGDIVVSDEFGYLYFKDRTGDTFRWKGENVSTSEIEGIVSNLINYRDCIIYGVEVQGAEGKAGMAAIYDENGTVDVQKLAIDIKEQLPAYARPQFIRILTKIDLTGTFKLKKKDLQEEAYNVHKIQDKLYYLDPKLGYQLLTPEIYDNIQQGKMKF; encoded by the exons ATGCACAGACGAGGCCGAATGCAATGTAATGCGATTAtgcgagagaggagaagaagcGCG GACGTTGAACGTGGCGAGCGTGGCTTTGGTGTGTCCTCGTCGGCGCACTCGCGACCAGCATCAGCGTCGGCGTCGAGGTCGACGCCGGACGCGGCGTTGACATCGGCGCCGGCATCGCAGCGTGACTCCAACGCTGACAGATATGACGCGAGGGCATTGGCCAGCGGAGTGGGGCGCCCAGTAAACGCGCCATCGGATTCACCAAGCGCACGTGCCAATGCCAGTACGAGCGCGAGTACGGGACCAGTGGGACGCTCGGAGAGAGATTTCGCGAGAAGAGATCGCTGGAGAGCGGTTGGCCGTGTGTTGCGTCGCCTAGCTCTGATGATGTTGCTGCTGGCAGCTGTTGCCGGCGTCCTGGCGTTAATAGTGATCTACATGGGTCCGATTTATCTCGTGCAGTTGCTCGTGGTGGTCTCCGTCGCTTATTTTGTTGCTGGTGGTCGTATGAAATGGTTCTACGTCGCCTTCAGGACTTTGCCGCGCGATTGCAA agGACTTATAGGATATATTAGAATGTTGTGGTCCATACGTGATCATGCAAGAAAAGACAGAAGCGTTGCCGATATATTTAGACAATATGTTAATCGTCATCCTAATAAAGTATGTTTTGTGTTTGAAGAACAGGAATGGACCTATCAACAG gtGGAGGACTTTAGTAACAAAATcgcaacaatatttaaaacgcACGGTTACAAGAAAGGAGACGTGGTTGCTTTACTGTTGGAGAATCGACCGGAGTTCGTCGCAATTTGGCTTGGCTTGAGCAAGGTTGGTGTGATAACACCTTTAATTAACACCAATCTTCGCAAGACTAGCCTTCAGCATAGTATCAATATTGCGAAGTGTCAGGCACTTATATACAGTGCAGAATTCTTTGATG CTGTGGTAGACATCGCCTCGTCGTTGGATGCTAAACTGGTATTGTATAGATTCGGGAATCACCCAAATACGATGTCAATCGGGTTAAAGGAGAAAGATTTGAACGCTCTCCTGGCAGATACGTCTGCCACACCACCAGTGATACAAGACAAGGGTTGTTATAACGATAAATTGTTGTACATTTACACGAGTGGCACTACGGGTCTTCCCAAAGCAGCTGTTATCACCAATTCGAG gtatatttttatcgcggGTGCCGTACATTTTATGGCGGTCTTGCGCGATTCCGATAGAATGTACACACCTTTGCCGCTGTATCATACTGCCGGCGGGGTAATGGCGATCGGACAGGCCTTGTTGCACGGACACACAACGGTGATCAGGAAGAAGTTTTCAGCGAGCGCATTTTTCAGCGACTGCATCAAGTACAAGTGCACC ATCGCGCAATACATAGGCGAGATGTGTCGCTACATCCTGGCAGTGGCACCTAAAAAGGAGGACAGGGAGCATAACGTTAGAATGATTTTCGGCAACGGTCTCAGGCCGCAGATCTGGGGAGAATTCGTTTCGCGATTCGGCATTCCGAAAGTGCTTGAATTTTATGGCGCAACCGAGGGCAATGCCAACATCA TCAATATCGACAACAAGATGGGTGCGATAGGTTTCGTTTCGAGAATCATTCCGTCGATCTATCCCATATCTATTATCAAGGTCAACGAAGATGGAGAACCCGTACGAAATTCTAAAGGACTGTGTCAAGTTTGCGAGCCAA ACGAGCCTGGAGTATTTATTGGGAAGATTGCGCCGAACAATCCGACGAGGGCATTCTTAGGATACGTGGATCGGAAAGCGTCTGAGAGTAAAGTAGTTCACAATGTTTTCAAGAAAGGCGATTCCGCTTTTCTGTCAG ggGACATCGTTGTTTCCGATGAATTTGGGTATCTGTACTTTAAGGACAGAACAGGAGATACGTTCAGGTGGAAAGGAGAAAATGTTTCGACGTCCGAAATTGAAGGAATAGTCAGTAATTTAATCAACTATCGAGATTGCATAATATATGGTGTCGag GTTCAAGGTGCTGAAGGCAAAGCGGGAATGGCTGCAATTTATGACGAAAATGGGACAGTAGATGTACAGAAATTAGCAATCGATATCAAGGAACAATTACCTGCCTATGCCAGGCCGCAATTTATCAGGATTCTGACGAAAATTGATCTCACAG GGACGTTTAAgctgaaaaagaaagatctgCAAGAAGAAGCCTACAATGTACACAAAATTCAAGACAAACTGTACTACTTGGACCCAAAGCTTGGTTATCAGCTTTTGACGCCAGAGATTTATGACAATATTCAACAAGGGAAGATGAAGTTTTAa
- the LOC105278769 gene encoding long-chain fatty acid transport protein 4 isoform X1 — MADTISKMSINNNATNIAQMGDKDRDVERGERGFGVSSSAHSRPASASASRSTPDAALTSAPASQRDSNADRYDARALASGVGRPVNAPSDSPSARANASTSASTGPVGRSERDFARRDRWRAVGRVLRRLALMMLLLAAVAGVLALIVIYMGPIYLVQLLVVVSVAYFVAGGRMKWFYVAFRTLPRDCKGLIGYIRMLWSIRDHARKDRSVADIFRQYVNRHPNKVCFVFEEQEWTYQQVEDFSNKIATIFKTHGYKKGDVVALLLENRPEFVAIWLGLSKVGVITPLINTNLRKTSLQHSINIAKCQALIYSAEFFDAVVDIASSLDAKLVLYRFGNHPNTMSIGLKEKDLNALLADTSATPPVIQDKGCYNDKLLYIYTSGTTGLPKAAVITNSRYIFIAGAVHFMAVLRDSDRMYTPLPLYHTAGGVMAIGQALLHGHTTVIRKKFSASAFFSDCIKYKCTIAQYIGEMCRYILAVAPKKEDREHNVRMIFGNGLRPQIWGEFVSRFGIPKVLEFYGATEGNANIINIDNKMGAIGFVSRIIPSIYPISIIKVNEDGEPVRNSKGLCQVCEPNEPGVFIGKIAPNNPTRAFLGYVDRKASESKVVHNVFKKGDSAFLSGDIVVSDEFGYLYFKDRTGDTFRWKGENVSTSEIEGIVSNLINYRDCIIYGVEVQGAEGKAGMAAIYDENGTVDVQKLAIDIKEQLPAYARPQFIRILTKIDLTGTFKLKKKDLQEEAYNVHKIQDKLYYLDPKLGYQLLTPEIYDNIQQGKMKF, encoded by the exons GACGTTGAACGTGGCGAGCGTGGCTTTGGTGTGTCCTCGTCGGCGCACTCGCGACCAGCATCAGCGTCGGCGTCGAGGTCGACGCCGGACGCGGCGTTGACATCGGCGCCGGCATCGCAGCGTGACTCCAACGCTGACAGATATGACGCGAGGGCATTGGCCAGCGGAGTGGGGCGCCCAGTAAACGCGCCATCGGATTCACCAAGCGCACGTGCCAATGCCAGTACGAGCGCGAGTACGGGACCAGTGGGACGCTCGGAGAGAGATTTCGCGAGAAGAGATCGCTGGAGAGCGGTTGGCCGTGTGTTGCGTCGCCTAGCTCTGATGATGTTGCTGCTGGCAGCTGTTGCCGGCGTCCTGGCGTTAATAGTGATCTACATGGGTCCGATTTATCTCGTGCAGTTGCTCGTGGTGGTCTCCGTCGCTTATTTTGTTGCTGGTGGTCGTATGAAATGGTTCTACGTCGCCTTCAGGACTTTGCCGCGCGATTGCAA agGACTTATAGGATATATTAGAATGTTGTGGTCCATACGTGATCATGCAAGAAAAGACAGAAGCGTTGCCGATATATTTAGACAATATGTTAATCGTCATCCTAATAAAGTATGTTTTGTGTTTGAAGAACAGGAATGGACCTATCAACAG gtGGAGGACTTTAGTAACAAAATcgcaacaatatttaaaacgcACGGTTACAAGAAAGGAGACGTGGTTGCTTTACTGTTGGAGAATCGACCGGAGTTCGTCGCAATTTGGCTTGGCTTGAGCAAGGTTGGTGTGATAACACCTTTAATTAACACCAATCTTCGCAAGACTAGCCTTCAGCATAGTATCAATATTGCGAAGTGTCAGGCACTTATATACAGTGCAGAATTCTTTGATG CTGTGGTAGACATCGCCTCGTCGTTGGATGCTAAACTGGTATTGTATAGATTCGGGAATCACCCAAATACGATGTCAATCGGGTTAAAGGAGAAAGATTTGAACGCTCTCCTGGCAGATACGTCTGCCACACCACCAGTGATACAAGACAAGGGTTGTTATAACGATAAATTGTTGTACATTTACACGAGTGGCACTACGGGTCTTCCCAAAGCAGCTGTTATCACCAATTCGAG gtatatttttatcgcggGTGCCGTACATTTTATGGCGGTCTTGCGCGATTCCGATAGAATGTACACACCTTTGCCGCTGTATCATACTGCCGGCGGGGTAATGGCGATCGGACAGGCCTTGTTGCACGGACACACAACGGTGATCAGGAAGAAGTTTTCAGCGAGCGCATTTTTCAGCGACTGCATCAAGTACAAGTGCACC ATCGCGCAATACATAGGCGAGATGTGTCGCTACATCCTGGCAGTGGCACCTAAAAAGGAGGACAGGGAGCATAACGTTAGAATGATTTTCGGCAACGGTCTCAGGCCGCAGATCTGGGGAGAATTCGTTTCGCGATTCGGCATTCCGAAAGTGCTTGAATTTTATGGCGCAACCGAGGGCAATGCCAACATCA TCAATATCGACAACAAGATGGGTGCGATAGGTTTCGTTTCGAGAATCATTCCGTCGATCTATCCCATATCTATTATCAAGGTCAACGAAGATGGAGAACCCGTACGAAATTCTAAAGGACTGTGTCAAGTTTGCGAGCCAA ACGAGCCTGGAGTATTTATTGGGAAGATTGCGCCGAACAATCCGACGAGGGCATTCTTAGGATACGTGGATCGGAAAGCGTCTGAGAGTAAAGTAGTTCACAATGTTTTCAAGAAAGGCGATTCCGCTTTTCTGTCAG ggGACATCGTTGTTTCCGATGAATTTGGGTATCTGTACTTTAAGGACAGAACAGGAGATACGTTCAGGTGGAAAGGAGAAAATGTTTCGACGTCCGAAATTGAAGGAATAGTCAGTAATTTAATCAACTATCGAGATTGCATAATATATGGTGTCGag GTTCAAGGTGCTGAAGGCAAAGCGGGAATGGCTGCAATTTATGACGAAAATGGGACAGTAGATGTACAGAAATTAGCAATCGATATCAAGGAACAATTACCTGCCTATGCCAGGCCGCAATTTATCAGGATTCTGACGAAAATTGATCTCACAG GGACGTTTAAgctgaaaaagaaagatctgCAAGAAGAAGCCTACAATGTACACAAAATTCAAGACAAACTGTACTACTTGGACCCAAAGCTTGGTTATCAGCTTTTGACGCCAGAGATTTATGACAATATTCAACAAGGGAAGATGAAGTTTTAa